From the Oceanicaulis alexandrii DSM 11625 genome, one window contains:
- a CDS encoding sugar transferase, translated as MTHPMNLYGPEKAISNNCVGGMNPPTRLGHPVKRLIDVAFASFGLVFLSPLLIVFWMLVRLTSPGSGLFWSERVGLGGRMFRMPKFRTMRVGVPVQRLEELDKPERFYTPIGRFLRKSSIDELPQLWSVLKGDMSLVGPRPVLPSDRTAIERQILGCPLKVRPGITGLAQVRGRNHVTPRQKARYDALYARKHTVWVDIAIKWRTIEVIVRSKDII; from the coding sequence ATGACACATCCAATGAACTTGTATGGTCCTGAAAAGGCCATCTCAAACAATTGTGTGGGCGGGATGAATCCCCCTACCAGGTTGGGTCATCCGGTCAAGCGTCTGATCGATGTTGCGTTTGCATCTTTCGGATTAGTGTTCCTGTCGCCCCTTTTAATTGTCTTCTGGATGCTTGTGCGCTTAACGAGCCCTGGGTCCGGACTTTTCTGGTCCGAGCGTGTGGGGCTGGGCGGACGTATGTTCCGGATGCCCAAATTTAGAACCATGCGGGTGGGGGTGCCTGTTCAACGCTTGGAAGAGCTCGACAAACCTGAGCGTTTCTACACCCCCATAGGCCGGTTTCTACGTAAAAGCAGCATCGATGAATTGCCTCAACTTTGGTCTGTGCTGAAGGGTGATATGAGCCTTGTTGGGCCGCGTCCTGTTCTGCCGAGCGACCGAACGGCGATCGAGCGCCAAATCTTGGGCTGCCCCCTGAAAGTTCGCCCCGGGATCACCGGGCTGGCGCAAGTACGCGGTCGCAATCACGTCACCCCGCGTCAAAAGGCGCGCTATGACGCGCTCTATGCGCGCAAGCACACGGTTTGGGTAGATATTGCGATCAAGTGGAGAACCATTGAGGTCATTGTGCGGTCCAAAGACATTATTTGA
- the glmS gene encoding glutamine--fructose-6-phosphate transaminase (isomerizing), producing the protein MCGIVATSGNPSADRFLIEGLYRLEYRGYDSAGIALINADGTVRRTRACGKVSALEEALDTQGRFASGVGIAHTRWATHGPASEKNAHPHTAGRVTVVHNGIIENDRELRHTLSNEGADFASDTDSEVIAHLLDRHITAGYSPEDALNETLEQLRGAFAFAAIIEGEPDLIIAARKGAPLLVATGDAGVYLASDPLAVIGYAASASYLVDGDRVIVRGRIVTVRSAEGVTVDRDPAPLPASASQVEKSGHAHFMAKEIHEQPVSLARTLTAYLHASARTVRTDICFEVGSAGRLAIVACGTAGYAGAVARYGFESLADLPSDVDTASEFRYRSPALTASTAALFISQSGETADTLEALRLVRARELPTMALINAPHSTMAREADLVLPTHAGPEIGVASTKAFTSQVAALFCLQILAARQRGTLTEEAEAEAVDDLMSAPATVSAVCEREAEIAAMAPLLSAAPLVVFLGRREGYPLALEGALKLKEISYIHAEGFPAGELKHGPLALIEPGVMCVILIPSDDLFDKTRASIEQVRARGSGVIAITDQQGAQSLKDQCEAVFTLPSATPRALLLAQACVLQLLAYHVARLRGADIDQPRNLAKSVTVE; encoded by the coding sequence ATGTGCGGCATAGTAGCCACAAGTGGGAATCCATCGGCCGATCGCTTTTTGATCGAGGGATTATACAGGCTCGAATACAGAGGTTACGACTCTGCCGGCATCGCCCTAATCAATGCAGACGGAACTGTGCGCCGAACTCGCGCCTGCGGAAAGGTTTCTGCGCTTGAGGAGGCGCTGGATACGCAGGGACGTTTCGCCTCGGGCGTCGGCATTGCTCATACTAGGTGGGCCACGCACGGGCCAGCCAGCGAAAAGAATGCGCACCCTCACACTGCAGGGCGCGTCACTGTTGTTCATAACGGCATAATCGAAAATGATAGGGAGTTGCGCCACACACTTTCCAACGAGGGGGCGGACTTTGCCTCGGACACCGATAGTGAGGTGATCGCCCACCTTCTTGATCGGCACATCACCGCTGGCTACTCACCAGAAGACGCCCTGAATGAGACGCTTGAGCAGCTCAGAGGCGCCTTTGCCTTCGCAGCGATCATCGAGGGCGAACCTGATCTGATTATCGCGGCGCGCAAAGGCGCGCCCCTCCTCGTGGCGACCGGTGATGCCGGCGTCTACCTCGCGTCAGATCCCCTGGCCGTCATCGGGTACGCGGCCAGCGCCTCCTATCTGGTAGATGGCGACCGTGTTATCGTACGCGGCAGGATAGTTACGGTCCGAAGCGCGGAAGGGGTAACCGTTGACAGGGACCCAGCCCCCCTGCCCGCGAGCGCCTCCCAGGTGGAAAAATCCGGTCACGCACATTTTATGGCCAAGGAAATTCACGAGCAGCCGGTGAGCCTAGCGCGCACGCTCACCGCTTATCTCCACGCATCTGCGCGCACAGTGCGCACTGATATTTGTTTTGAGGTTGGCAGCGCAGGTCGCCTCGCCATCGTGGCATGCGGCACGGCGGGCTATGCCGGCGCGGTGGCACGCTACGGGTTCGAGAGCCTCGCCGACCTTCCCTCCGATGTGGATACCGCATCAGAGTTTCGCTATCGTTCGCCAGCGCTAACCGCCTCCACAGCCGCGTTGTTTATCTCCCAGTCGGGCGAAACGGCCGACACGCTTGAGGCGCTGCGTCTCGTGCGTGCGCGTGAGCTTCCAACCATGGCTCTTATCAACGCCCCCCACTCGACAATGGCCCGCGAGGCGGATTTAGTGCTGCCGACCCATGCAGGCCCGGAAATCGGTGTCGCCTCCACCAAGGCCTTCACCAGCCAGGTGGCGGCCCTCTTCTGCCTTCAGATCTTGGCGGCGCGCCAGCGCGGAACTCTTACAGAGGAAGCCGAGGCCGAGGCGGTGGATGATCTGATGAGCGCGCCGGCGACGGTGAGCGCTGTCTGCGAGCGCGAAGCTGAAATCGCGGCCATGGCGCCGCTCTTGAGCGCTGCGCCGCTGGTGGTGTTTTTGGGGCGCAGGGAAGGCTACCCGCTAGCCCTTGAAGGTGCCCTCAAGCTGAAGGAAATCAGCTATATCCACGCTGAAGGATTCCCCGCGGGCGAACTGAAGCATGGCCCGCTCGCCCTTATCGAGCCCGGGGTCATGTGTGTCATCTTGATCCCCAGCGATGATCTGTTCGATAAGACGCGCGCCTCCATCGAGCAGGTGCGCGCACGCGGCTCCGGCGTGATCGCCATTACAGATCAGCAAGGCGCGCAATCGCTTAAAGACCAATGCGAGGCCGTCTTCACCCTTCCGTCCGCCACGCCGCGCGCGCTGTTGCTGGCGCAGGCCTGCGTTTTGCAATTACTTGCCTACCACGTGGCGCGCCTGCGCGGTGCGGACATCGACCAACCCCGCAATCTCGCCAAGTCCGTGACGGTGGAGTAA